One Castanea sativa cultivar Marrone di Chiusa Pesio chromosome 4, ASM4071231v1 DNA window includes the following coding sequences:
- the LOC142633029 gene encoding uncharacterized protein LOC142633029 produces the protein MDFHFFYVYYDGEMYYHDLHGLSYQGSNQKQNCVRVKRGIGLMKLQRRILKVMRLDHSRHKISIVYRAPQRVLDTHVFYNSLQLSSGAQVKMMWEIVEQMVVKGFFALDLYVIVEPTIVEAGEGSQHTVLDGTVDEHIDSIPLQSYQGCAENTGDEYGEHLSHDELHGGTSEPEYDHGLGDDATDIDVTRDEFEERLETMGEHDDVDHIEDVVVEENRDTCPGPDPTPKWFTKNTWDNMFDPSLVMQAEVSSWTPRQQPMKGMVFATKFAVRHALTWYALRENFRFKTEHSDSERLMVSCEDDSCPWSVRAICCKGDNVWKIAKCKDPHTCDKIQNAHDGRMIDSVFLAYVLERYIQEDPTYKIKNLRHVALADLKHEVSHYKDAKQKAVAAIYGDFKESYAELPRFLAGLKDASPGTKYKLNVDDNDEPGTCTFKSVFWAFRPCIIGFKNCRPVISIDATHLYGKYKGKLMIAIATDANNKIYPLAFAVVESESTETWGWFLACIRRYVTNRRHLCVISDRHPGIQAIFRDTNRDYLQPPMTEHRYCLRHLCSNVNTRWNNETLKNLVWRAASATQERKFNATFDLIENVNRDAHQYLKDVPKEKWALTFDEGYRYGTMTTNVSECFNGVLKGARSLPITAMVKYTWFKLNAYFDDRRNKSIEQLNSGKKWCKYALDIFMRNKEKAEHHRVTRLSAQQQSYQVDTPHNPGTARHGDHTHGVNLLQRTCTCQKWKLYKIPCSHVIAVCIRYRHDAEQYIDQCYSVDALFRSYAPVFPVLKDRLSWPNPEETRRVLPNPQLIREKGRPVSTRIRNEMDEGGKRPRTTPWKEGGRKVQCGLCDQEGHNRRTCPKRNKAPASGGLAD, from the exons ATggattttcactttttctatgTATACTACGATGGAGAGATGTATTATCATGACTTGCATGGGTTGTCATACCAAGGCTCGAACCAAAAGCAAAATTGTGTTAGGGTGAAGCGTGGGATAGGGCTTATGAAATTGCAACGAAGAATATTGAAGGTGATGAGGTTAGACCACTCTAGGCATAAAATTTCCATCGTGTATCGAGCACCTCAACGGGTTCTAGACACCCATGTTTTCTACAATTCACTACAGTTATCGAGTGGCGCCCAAGTGAAGATGATGTGGGAAATTGTTGAGCAAATGGTGGTGAAAGGATTTTTTGCTTTGGATCTCTATGTCATTGTTGAGCCCACCATAGTAGAGGCCGGGGAGGGTTCACAACACACTGTTTTGGATGGAACTGTAGATGAGCACATTGACTCAATACCATTACAATCTTATCAAGGGTGTGCAGAAAACACAGGAGATGAGTATG GAGAGCATTTATCTCATGATGAGCTGCATGGGGGCACATCTGAACCCGAATATGATCACGGACTTGGTGACGATgcaactgatattgatgttactAGGGATGAGTTTGAGGAGCGTCTAGAAACCATGGGTGAACATGATGATGTTGATCATATCGAGGATGTGGTTGTAGAAGAGAATAGAGACACATGCCCTGGTCCCGATCCTACGCCGAAATGGTTCACCAAAAACACTTGGGATAATATGTTTGATCCATCACTGGTTATGCAAGCAGAAGTATCAAGTTGGACGCCTAGGCAGCAGCCAATGAAAGGAATGGTATTCGCGACTAAATTTGCGGTGCGACATGCATTAACTTGGTACGCACTGCGAGAGaattttaggtttaaaactGAGCATTCAGACTCAGAGAGGCTTATGGTGAGTTGTGAGGATGATTCCTGCCCATGGTCAGTCCGTGCGATCTGTTGCAAGGGAGACAATGTCTGGAAGATCGCAAAATGCAAGGACCCCCACACGTGCGACAAAATTCAGAATGCTCATGATGGACGGATGATTGATTCGGTGTTCCTAGCATACGTACTTGAGCGCTATATACAAGAAGACCCCACGTATAAGATAAAGAACTTACGTCACGTTGCTTTGGCAGACTTAAAACACGAAGTATCTCACTACAAG GATGCCAAACAAAAGGCCGTTGCAGCTATATACGGGGATTTTAAGGAGTCTTATGCAGAGTTGCCACGTTTTTTGGCAGGACTTAAGGATGCAAGTCCGGGTACAAAGTATAAGTTAAACGTGGACGATAATGATGAACCAGGAACCTGTACATTCAAGTCCGTATTTTGGGCGTTTCGTCCATGTATTATTGGGTTCAAGAACTGTAGGCCTGTGATTAGTATTGATGCAACCCACctctatggaaaatataaaggaaaattGATGATTGCAATTGCGACAGATGCTAATAATAAGATTTATCCACTAGCCTTCGCCGTTGTGGAGAGCGAGAGCACAGAGACTTGGGGTTGGTTCTTGGCTTGTATAAGAAGGTATGTTACTAACCGGAGACACCTGTGTGTCATATCTGACAGACACCCTGGGATACAAGCTATCTTCAGAGACACTAATCGAGACTATTTACAGCCTCCCATGACAGAACATCGTTACTGCCTTCGTCATCTATGCAGTAACGTGAACACTAGATGGAACAATGAAACTTTAAAGAACCTAGTATGGAGGGCAGCAAGTGCAACCCAGGAGCGAAAGTTCAATGCCACCTTCGATTTAATTGAGAATGTGAACCGGGATGCGCACCAATATCTGAAGGATGTGCCGAAAGAGAAATGGGCTCTAACTTTTGACGAGGGTTACCGTTATGGGACGATGACTACAAACGTCTCCGAGTGCTTCAATGGTGTTCTAAAGGGTGCTCGTAGCCTGCCTATTACAGCAATGGTGAAATACACATGGTTCAAACTGAATGCTTATTTCGATGATCGTCGCAATAAGAGCATAGAGCAGTTGAATTCAGggaaaaaatggtgtaaatatgCCTTGGATATCTTCATGAGAAATAAGGAGAAGGCGGAGCATCACAGGGTGACAAGATTGAGTGCGCAACAACAGTCATATCAAGTAGATACACCGCATAATCCAGGGACTGCTAGACATGGGGATCACACACATGGAGTTAATTTGTTGCAAAGAACTTGCACATGTCAGAAATGGAAATTGTATAAGATACCATGTTCACATGTCATTGCAGTTTGTATTAGGTATCGACATGATGCAGAGCAGTACATTGACCAATGCTATAGCGTGGACGCACTGTTTCGGAGCTATGCTCCCGTTTTCCCTGTCTTGAAAGATAGATTATCATGGCCAAATCCTGAAGAAACTCGAAGGGTCCTCCCTAACCCCCAATTGATTCGAGAGAAAGGTCGCCCTGTCTCAACACGAATCAGGAATGAGATGGACGAGGGTGGGAAACGGCCTAGAACCACACCATGGAAGGAGGGCGGGAGGAAGGTGCAATGCGGGTTGTGTGACCAAGAGGGACATAACCGAAGAACATGCCCTAAGCGGAATAAGGCCCCGGCGAGTGGTGGTCTCGCGGACTAG
- the LOC142633031 gene encoding serine/threonine-protein phosphatase 7 long form homolog, giving the protein MDLDHALITALVERWRPETHSFHLPHGEMTITLQDIEVILGVPVHGLPVVGFTHMDNWRDFCIDLLGFLPPDRPVGTKKNTAVLEGPRIKAKWLEEQFRNLLPVDATEVRVQQYARYYILQMLGSILFMDKSGERLSIIEDSQVNWWCTAISAVVGVGEVSANMSCDEASTAGTAPRSTYC; this is encoded by the exons ATGGACCTTGACCATGCACTGATCACGGCCTTAGTGGAGAGATGGCGGCCAGAGACGCACTCATTCCACTTGCCACACGGTGAGATGACCATCACGCTACAAGACATAGAGGTCATCCTGGGGGTACCTGTACATGGCTTGCCGGTGGTAGGATTTACCCATATGGACAACTGGCGTGACTTTTGCATAGATTTGCTAGGCTTCCTTCCACCGGACAGACCAGTTGGTACAAAAAAGAACACTGCAGTGTTGGAAGGGCCGAGGATAAAAGCCAAATGGCTGGAGGAGCAGTTTCGTAACCTTCTTCCTGTTGACGCCACTGAGGTGCGTGTGCAACAGTATGCTCGGTATTACATACTCCAAATGTTGGGTAGTATATTGTTTATGGACAAATCTGGCGAACGGCTCTCAATCAT AGAAGACAGCCAAGTAAATTGGTGGTGCACTGCTATTAGTGCAGTTGTAGGCGTGGGCGAGGTTTCCGCAAATATGTCCTGTGATGAGGCATCCACAGCAGGCACTGCCCCCAGGTCCACTTACTGTTAG